One stretch of Lachnospiraceae bacterium oral taxon 096 DNA includes these proteins:
- the gdhA gene encoding NADP-specific glutamate dehydrogenase, translating to MSYVDEVYERVTAQNPNEPEFHQAVKEVLDSLKLVIEANEDLYRKNGVLERFVEPERIISFRVPWVDDNGNVQVNKGYRVQFNNSIGAYKGGLRFHPTVNQSILKFLGFEQVLKNSLTGLPMGGGKGGSNFDPKGKSDREVMAFCQSFMTELFKHIGKDEDVPAGDIGVGGREIGYLFGQYKRLTTTFEGVLTGKGIPFGGSLTRTEATGYGLIYILDEMLKANGKKIEGQTAVVTGSGNVAIYAVQKIQSLGAKVVAMCDSNGYIYDPNGIQLDVVKDIKEVKRGRISEYADRVSGATYTEGKGIWNVKCDIFLPCATQNELDVEGAKALVANGCFAVAEGANMPTTLEATLYLQQNGVLFMPGKAANAGGVAVSGLEQSQNAMRLSWTFEEVDNRLKNIMTDIFKKTDEAAKKYGVAGNYVAGANIAGFEKVASAMISQGTV from the coding sequence ATGTCATATGTAGATGAAGTTTATGAGAGAGTGACCGCACAAAATCCAAACGAGCCAGAGTTCCATCAGGCTGTAAAGGAAGTATTGGATTCATTGAAGTTAGTGATTGAGGCAAATGAGGATCTCTATCGCAAGAATGGTGTCTTGGAGAGATTTGTTGAGCCAGAGAGAATTATTTCGTTTAGAGTGCCATGGGTTGATGACAATGGCAATGTGCAGGTAAATAAGGGATACAGAGTACAATTTAACAACTCCATCGGTGCATACAAGGGAGGTCTTCGTTTCCACCCAACAGTAAACCAATCAATCTTAAAGTTCTTAGGATTTGAGCAGGTATTGAAGAATTCACTCACAGGACTTCCTATGGGTGGCGGAAAAGGTGGATCAAACTTCGATCCTAAGGGAAAGTCAGACCGTGAGGTTATGGCTTTTTGCCAGAGCTTTATGACAGAGTTATTTAAGCATATCGGCAAGGATGAGGATGTTCCAGCTGGTGATATTGGTGTAGGCGGAAGAGAGATCGGATATCTCTTTGGTCAGTACAAGAGATTGACCACAACATTTGAGGGTGTTCTCACAGGTAAGGGAATTCCATTTGGCGGTTCTTTGACAAGAACAGAGGCTACAGGTTATGGCTTGATCTATATTCTTGATGAGATGTTAAAGGCCAATGGCAAGAAGATCGAAGGACAGACTGCTGTTGTCACAGGATCTGGTAATGTTGCCATCTATGCCGTACAAAAGATTCAGTCTCTTGGTGCAAAGGTTGTCGCTATGTGCGATTCTAACGGATATATCTACGATCCAAATGGCATTCAGCTTGATGTTGTAAAGGATATCAAGGAAGTTAAGCGTGGAAGAATCAGCGAGTACGCTGACCGTGTATCTGGTGCTACTTATACAGAGGGCAAGGGCATTTGGAATGTAAAGTGCGATATCTTCCTTCCATGTGCAACACAGAACGAGCTCGATGTTGAAGGTGCAAAGGCCCTTGTTGCTAATGGTTGCTTTGCAGTTGCAGAGGGTGCAAATATGCCAACAACATTGGAGGCTACACTTTACCTTCAGCAAAATGGAGTGCTCTTTATGCCTGGTAAGGCTGCAAATGCAGGTGGTGTTGCCGTATCTGGTCTTGAGCAGAGTCAGAATGCAATGAGACTTTCTTGGACATTTGAGGAAGTGGACAACAGATTAAAGAACATTATGACAGATATCTTTAAGAAGACAGATGAGGCTGCTAAGAAGTACGGCGTAGCTGGAAACTATGTAGCTGGTGCAAATATCGCTGGATTTGAGAAGGTTGCTAGTGCAATGATTTCACAGGGTACTGTATAA
- a CDS encoding DUF3881 family protein: MHKYLKSIGFSHYQKRSDIHNLLEQLQVENRHRAIFVPMENGEKFWEIRAEVDKNIGICMSGYVDERGEFIREIYFPYGFSEEMSIHSSCTVQRHIDNEQYSGMLEDGRLGMSLIFRVSNVAKYLEKRRNNLSVQIDGVGLFAWTDKATILLPVQKTKEQINIARERSVKRTLLMNALRNDMEEVIEQLSMEEMEIYSNATRRLETEDLYSIVDNSFIPHGVECDIYLLLGEIVHIEEKRNALTMEELYDLTVECNHIFFHLGVLKQSLRGEPAVGRRIKAKIWLQGNLHFSDEN; the protein is encoded by the coding sequence ATGCACAAATATTTAAAGAGCATAGGATTTTCGCATTACCAAAAGAGGAGTGATATTCACAATTTGCTTGAACAATTGCAGGTAGAAAATAGACATCGTGCCATTTTTGTTCCGATGGAAAATGGAGAGAAATTTTGGGAAATTCGTGCAGAGGTTGACAAAAATATTGGAATCTGTATGTCAGGCTATGTCGATGAAAGAGGAGAATTCATCAGAGAAATTTATTTTCCCTATGGTTTCAGTGAAGAAATGAGTATTCATTCTTCCTGTACTGTGCAAAGGCATATTGACAATGAGCAATATTCGGGAATGCTGGAAGATGGACGGCTTGGAATGAGTCTTATTTTTCGAGTCAGCAATGTGGCAAAGTATTTAGAAAAGAGAAGAAATAATCTTTCTGTGCAAATCGATGGTGTTGGGCTCTTTGCTTGGACAGACAAGGCAACCATCCTTCTTCCTGTGCAAAAGACAAAGGAGCAAATCAACATTGCAAGGGAAAGAAGTGTGAAGAGGACACTTTTAATGAATGCTTTGAGGAATGATATGGAGGAGGTCATTGAGCAATTGTCAATGGAAGAGATGGAAATCTACAGTAATGCGACAAGGCGACTAGAGACTGAGGATCTCTATAGCATTGTCGACAATTCCTTCATTCCTCATGGAGTTGAATGTGATATTTATTTGCTTCTTGGAGAAATTGTGCACATAGAAGAGAAGAGAAATGCTCTGACTATGGAAGAACTCTATGACCTAACTGTGGAATGTAATCATATCTTTTTTCATCTTGGTGTTTTAAAGCAGAGTCTACGAGGAGAACCAGCAGTGGGAAGAAGAATTAAGGCAAAAATCTGGTTACAGGGAAATCTACATTTTTCAGACGAAAATTAA
- a CDS encoding AraC family transcriptional regulator has translation MKKDQYKIFSDHTASDCSICFAGIENCGSGHSYGPSVRPTYIIHYIISGQGKYLCQDQEFSLHTGDAFLIFPDMMTFYQANFQAPWKYLWIGFHGNKIPEYLSRMGLDREYPIFHSDEHQKLIQIVEEILSTDSSSFAQELKRKSLFYAFLSLLSPQLDCSKKVVYASNDNSYLMRAIEFIQQNYFNQVKVSDVANYLGITRNYLFFLFKKDLGFSPQEYITHFKLTKACNLLSDFHLPIEHIAYSCGYDGLSVFSKAFKRQYHITPSQYRKAKSERPELSNIDFDRYVKSLAKKH, from the coding sequence ATGAAAAAAGATCAATATAAAATATTTTCGGACCACACCGCATCCGATTGTTCGATTTGTTTTGCTGGCATAGAAAATTGTGGTTCAGGGCATTCCTATGGGCCATCTGTTCGTCCCACCTATATTATTCACTACATTATCAGTGGACAGGGGAAATATCTCTGTCAAGACCAAGAATTTTCCCTTCACACTGGTGATGCCTTTTTAATTTTTCCTGATATGATGACTTTTTATCAAGCGAATTTTCAAGCCCCATGGAAATATCTTTGGATTGGATTTCATGGCAACAAAATTCCAGAATATTTATCACGCATGGGATTAGACAGAGAATATCCTATTTTTCACAGTGATGAGCATCAAAAATTAATCCAGATTGTAGAAGAAATTCTTTCCACTGATTCCTCAAGTTTTGCACAGGAATTAAAGAGAAAGTCATTGTTCTATGCTTTTCTTTCTCTGCTCAGCCCCCAACTGGATTGCTCAAAAAAAGTAGTCTACGCATCAAATGACAATAGCTACCTCATGCGAGCCATTGAATTCATTCAACAAAATTACTTCAACCAAGTCAAAGTTTCCGATGTTGCCAACTACCTAGGAATTACAAGGAATTATTTGTTTTTTCTCTTCAAAAAAGATTTGGGATTTTCGCCACAGGAATATATCACTCACTTTAAACTCACCAAGGCCTGCAATCTCTTGAGTGACTTTCATCTTCCCATTGAGCATATTGCCTACTCCTGTGGATATGATGGATTGTCTGTATTTTCAAAGGCATTTAAACGGCAATATCACATCACGCCATCACAATACCGCAAAGCAAAAAGCGAGCGACCTGAACTTAGCAATATCGACTTCGATCGCTATGTCAAATCCCTCGCCAAAAAACATTAA
- a CDS encoding alpha-galactosidase — protein MIKFNEKLKTFTLETKKSSYQMKVDELGYLLHTWYGKKIDANDDLSDVILKVDRGFSGNPYETMDRGYSLDVLPQEYSTYGNGDYRVSTIEVIHPDGSNVLDLKYQEHKIYRGKYALDGLPAFFWNEEDGETLVITLKDTLTNIYIELYYGVLEKDDIITRAVRIVNDSKDKVSVNRAMSSCLDFIDGRFDCIHFYGKHAMEREFQRTSLSHGRFCIGSSRGTSSHHHNPFVILARPETTEVSGDCYGMGLVYSGSFEITAEVDQVNQTRVVAGVNGEQFFYVLSSGESVTLPEVVLTYSSHGFEEMTHHYHDAIRNHLLRGEYVHKHRPILINNWEATYFDFTGEKIFDIAKKASSLGIEMLVLDDGWFGQRDDDCGGLGDWYVNEKKLGCTLKELVDKINELGMKFGIWFEPEMINEKSNLYQLHPDWMVRVPGRKGTKAREQYVLDYTRKDVVDEIEKMMRSIIDSANIEYIKWDMNRSLAAVYSAQLSPEHMGEFHYRYVLGLYSLLERLTQRYPHILFEGCSGGGGRYDLGMMYFHPQIWCSDDTDAIERLKIQYGSSFLYPIGCAGSHVSAVPNHQTGRKTPFETRATVAMAGSFGYELDLNKVSEKEQEAVKAQVEEYKRVDQLVHEGDYYRLNSPYDHSRCCAWEFMSKDKEEGFLCAVMQQLEANPSPVYIYPRGLEEGARYEINGTIRSASTWMNAGVLLPVAVEEYQSFRWMIRKVK, from the coding sequence ATGATAAAATTTAACGAAAAGTTAAAGACATTTACTTTAGAAACAAAAAAGTCTAGCTATCAAATGAAGGTCGATGAGCTTGGTTATCTTTTACACACATGGTATGGCAAGAAGATTGATGCAAATGATGATCTCAGTGATGTAATTTTAAAGGTTGATCGAGGGTTTTCGGGAAATCCCTATGAGACGATGGATAGGGGATATTCTCTCGATGTCCTCCCACAGGAATATTCAACTTATGGAAATGGCGATTACAGGGTAAGTACGATAGAGGTCATTCACCCTGATGGAAGTAATGTTCTTGATTTGAAGTATCAAGAGCATAAAATTTACAGGGGAAAGTATGCACTCGATGGACTTCCTGCATTTTTTTGGAATGAAGAAGATGGTGAGACTTTAGTGATTACATTAAAGGATACTTTGACCAATATTTATATTGAGCTCTATTACGGCGTGTTGGAAAAAGATGACATCATCACAAGAGCAGTGCGTATTGTCAATGACTCAAAGGACAAGGTGAGTGTCAATCGAGCAATGAGTAGTTGCCTAGATTTTATTGATGGAAGGTTTGATTGTATTCATTTCTACGGAAAGCATGCGATGGAGAGAGAGTTTCAGAGAACAAGTCTTTCTCATGGACGCTTTTGCATTGGAAGTAGCCGTGGGACTTCAAGCCATCATCACAATCCTTTTGTCATTCTTGCTCGACCTGAGACAACTGAAGTTTCGGGAGACTGTTATGGAATGGGGCTTGTCTACAGTGGATCATTTGAAATAACAGCAGAAGTTGACCAAGTGAATCAGACAAGGGTTGTTGCAGGTGTCAATGGTGAACAATTTTTCTATGTCCTCTCTAGTGGAGAGAGTGTAACTTTGCCAGAAGTTGTTTTGACCTATTCTTCCCATGGATTTGAAGAGATGACACATCACTATCACGATGCCATCCGCAATCATCTTCTTCGCGGCGAATATGTGCATAAGCACAGACCAATTCTCATCAATAACTGGGAGGCAACCTATTTTGACTTTACAGGAGAAAAGATTTTTGACATTGCAAAGAAGGCTTCAAGCCTTGGTATTGAGATGTTGGTTCTTGATGATGGCTGGTTTGGTCAAAGAGATGACGACTGTGGTGGCCTTGGCGATTGGTACGTCAATGAGAAAAAATTGGGTTGCACATTGAAAGAGCTTGTGGATAAGATCAATGAACTTGGCATGAAATTTGGTATTTGGTTTGAGCCAGAAATGATTAATGAAAAATCTAATCTCTACCAACTTCATCCAGATTGGATGGTTCGTGTGCCAGGAAGAAAGGGAACCAAAGCGAGGGAGCAGTATGTCCTTGATTATACGAGAAAAGATGTTGTCGATGAAATTGAAAAGATGATGAGATCCATTATCGACTCTGCAAATATTGAATATATCAAATGGGATATGAATCGAAGTCTTGCCGCAGTCTACTCGGCCCAGCTTAGTCCAGAGCATATGGGAGAATTCCACTATCGCTATGTCCTTGGGCTCTACTCGCTCTTAGAGCGTTTGACTCAGCGTTATCCTCATATTCTATTTGAGGGCTGTTCTGGTGGCGGTGGTCGCTACGATCTTGGAATGATGTATTTTCACCCACAGATTTGGTGCTCCGATGACACCGATGCCATTGAAAGACTAAAAATTCAATATGGCAGTTCCTTCCTCTATCCTATTGGATGTGCAGGTTCTCATGTGTCCGCAGTGCCAAACCATCAAACAGGAAGAAAGACACCATTTGAGACAAGAGCAACCGTTGCCATGGCGGGAAGCTTTGGCTATGAGCTCGATTTAAATAAGGTCTCTGAAAAAGAGCAGGAGGCAGTAAAGGCTCAGGTTGAAGAATACAAGAGAGTCGATCAACTGGTGCATGAGGGAGATTACTATCGCCTCAATAGTCCATATGATCACAGTCGCTGTTGTGCATGGGAATTTATGTCAAAGGACAAGGAGGAGGGATTTTTGTGTGCAGTGATGCAGCAACTTGAGGCCAACCCATCTCCAGTCTATATCTATCCAAGAGGACTTGAGGAAGGTGCACGCTATGAGATTAATGGCACCATCCGATCAGCAAGTACTTGGATGAACGCAGGCGTTCTTCTTCCAGTAGCAGTGGAGGAGTATCAAAGTTTTCGCTGGATGATTAGGAAAGTAAAATAA
- a CDS encoding replication initiation protein, with product MAKSKEGSPIIGIRKNLVDRLVVQKSNPLYGLWRSELSLAEFKILDTYLSRINSHDPEHRTVCFEKGEIEELLEVRKINIVELKKRLNHLGIMVPVDDPINDKKFRLISLFERADCEQEESGVWQVYLTCTPSAMKYIFNIEDMGYFRYKLRVIASLRSRYSYILFLYLEKNRSMHMKWEINVDELRILLRADSETYQTYKRFNDLILKPVQKELNKKTDCQFTYEPIRKGRKIISIRFLLKPIRKEVMEKETIQSDKIRGVREYTELEFENRRDKICHGFSDLEFEGFTDEQLRFLKELGWPRMCASDLKKHEEALGSTNLAYEYATADYLRRVISLAKTRNPKNLFLYVKKVIENEW from the coding sequence ATGGCAAAGAGTAAAGAAGGATCTCCTATTATTGGAATTAGAAAAAATTTGGTAGATCGACTTGTTGTACAAAAATCTAATCCATTGTATGGCTTGTGGAGATCGGAGCTATCTCTTGCGGAGTTCAAAATACTTGACACTTATCTTTCTAGAATTAATAGTCATGATCCTGAGCATCGCACAGTTTGCTTTGAAAAAGGTGAAATAGAAGAATTACTAGAAGTGAGGAAAATCAATATTGTAGAGTTGAAAAAAAGATTAAATCATCTAGGAATAATGGTTCCTGTAGATGATCCAATCAATGATAAAAAATTTCGTTTAATTTCTCTCTTTGAGCGTGCGGATTGTGAGCAGGAGGAGAGTGGAGTATGGCAAGTATATTTGACATGTACGCCATCGGCAATGAAATATATCTTCAATATTGAAGATATGGGATATTTTCGCTATAAGCTTCGAGTAATTGCGTCTTTGCGTTCAAGATATAGTTATATCTTATTTTTATATCTTGAAAAAAATCGGAGTATGCATATGAAATGGGAGATCAATGTAGATGAACTTCGTATACTTCTTAGAGCAGACAGTGAAACCTATCAGACTTATAAGAGATTTAACGATCTAATTTTGAAACCTGTGCAAAAAGAATTGAATAAAAAAACAGATTGTCAATTTACCTATGAACCAATAAGAAAGGGGAGAAAGATAATCTCTATACGATTTTTGTTGAAGCCAATTAGAAAAGAAGTTATGGAGAAAGAAACGATTCAATCTGATAAGATTAGAGGAGTAAGGGAATATACAGAGCTAGAGTTTGAAAATCGCCGAGATAAAATTTGCCATGGTTTTTCAGATCTTGAATTTGAGGGATTTACAGATGAGCAATTGAGATTTCTAAAAGAATTGGGATGGCCAAGGATGTGTGCATCTGATCTAAAAAAACATGAAGAGGCACTAGGTTCTACAAATTTGGCGTATGAATATGCAACTGCTGATTATTTGAGAAGGGTGATTTCTTTAGCAAAAACTAGAAATCCAAAGAATCTTTTTTTGTATGTCAAAAAAGTAATAGAAAATGAGTGGTAA
- a CDS encoding acyltransferase gives MKSKKHKKIQVKQLGFSKSNRDVHLDLLKALAITMVVFFHNAQLNPNGIIDNALMMFCNSAVPIFFMVTGAVQLTREGTVDPKRHIKKVMVLYFYVICWKMIYAIFMHFFYHVHIDGSLSNLVNYVFLFQEVPGVSTGHFWYFQTLIAMYLILPLLRICKDEKIIGYLMLVLFGFSSVVFDLALFFQFIGKITGKNIPNALLLTQMSPFHPTYAIYILCMFLGKCIYEQKGKCFCYKKVALFSIGLGLVGLMVIKYIQSGVWTWQGVHIVSGYYYCSTLLIASGVFIFFVGRKSISKVEYWIGKNIGQHTLGIFFLHILVYTILEHILYKKIAPFNHWYINIIESAVIVGVSAMCAVIFEKVKIFVLSKRYRRGKKR, from the coding sequence ATGAAAAGTAAAAAACATAAAAAAATTCAAGTTAAGCAATTGGGGTTTTCAAAATCAAATCGAGATGTCCATTTGGATCTACTCAAGGCATTGGCCATCACAATGGTTGTATTTTTTCATAATGCTCAGCTCAATCCCAATGGTATTATAGACAATGCACTGATGATGTTTTGTAATAGTGCGGTTCCTATTTTCTTTATGGTGACAGGGGCAGTACAATTGACAAGAGAGGGCACAGTTGACCCCAAAAGGCATATAAAAAAAGTGATGGTTCTCTATTTTTATGTGATTTGTTGGAAAATGATTTATGCCATTTTTATGCATTTTTTTTACCATGTACATATTGATGGCAGCCTTTCAAATTTGGTCAATTATGTATTTTTATTTCAGGAAGTTCCAGGAGTGAGCACAGGACATTTTTGGTATTTTCAAACCTTAATTGCAATGTATTTGATTTTGCCTTTACTGAGGATTTGTAAAGATGAAAAAATAATAGGATATCTTATGTTGGTTCTCTTTGGATTTTCAAGTGTGGTATTTGATTTGGCATTATTTTTTCAATTTATTGGAAAAATTACAGGAAAAAATATTCCAAATGCCCTGTTGCTGACACAAATGAGTCCATTTCATCCGACATATGCCATCTATATCCTATGTATGTTTCTTGGAAAATGTATCTATGAACAGAAAGGAAAATGCTTTTGCTATAAAAAGGTGGCACTTTTTAGCATTGGTCTTGGACTAGTGGGATTAATGGTGATTAAGTATATTCAAAGTGGAGTGTGGACTTGGCAGGGAGTGCATATTGTGAGCGGATATTATTATTGCTCGACATTGCTGATCGCATCGGGAGTGTTTATTTTCTTTGTTGGGAGAAAATCAATATCAAAAGTAGAGTATTGGATTGGGAAAAATATCGGTCAACACACATTGGGCATCTTCTTTTTGCATATTTTAGTCTATACAATCTTGGAGCATATTTTATACAAAAAAATAGCACCGTTCAATCACTGGTATATTAATATTATAGAGAGTGCCGTTATTGTGGGCGTTTCTGCGATGTGTGCAGTTATATTTGAAAAGGTAAAGATATTTGTGTTATCAAAAAGATATAGGAGAGGAAAGAAGAGATGA
- a CDS encoding LysR family transcriptional regulator — translation MTLQQLKYVIAIAECGSITSAAKKLLVAQPSLSKSVSELEKEMGITIFFRNNRGIYLSDEGTKFLSYARQVVEQADLLEQQYKEKGNICRVFSISAQHYAFVVNAFVALVKEYGENEYEFTLRESRTNDIIEDVRYSRSELGVLFLSKFNREIIQRIVKSADLKFVSLFTAKPHVFVCRNNPLATKDKVTLSDLKPFTRLTYEQGMNNSFYFSEELHSTEESSKNIIVTDRATLFNLLIGLDGYTISSGILSSDLNGTDIVSIPLESDEIMEIGYIVQTDRPLSKISKHYLEHLQKYIEDYRS, via the coding sequence ATGACATTACAGCAATTAAAATATGTAATAGCTATAGCAGAATGTGGCTCGATTACTTCAGCGGCTAAGAAACTTCTTGTGGCACAGCCAAGTCTGTCAAAATCTGTTTCCGAACTGGAAAAGGAAATGGGCATTACAATATTTTTCAGAAACAATCGTGGAATTTATCTTTCGGATGAAGGCACAAAATTCTTATCTTATGCACGCCAAGTGGTGGAACAGGCCGATTTGTTGGAACAGCAGTACAAGGAAAAAGGGAATATATGTCGAGTATTTTCTATCTCGGCCCAACATTATGCCTTTGTGGTTAATGCATTTGTCGCACTGGTAAAGGAGTATGGTGAGAATGAATATGAGTTTACTCTGAGGGAGTCGAGAACAAACGATATTATTGAAGATGTAAGGTACTCCCGCAGTGAGCTTGGTGTTTTATTTTTAAGTAAGTTCAACCGTGAAATTATACAGCGCATTGTAAAAAGTGCAGACTTGAAATTTGTTTCTCTGTTCACAGCAAAACCTCATGTCTTTGTCTGTAGAAATAATCCACTTGCGACAAAGGATAAAGTGACATTAAGTGACTTAAAGCCCTTTACTCGCTTGACTTATGAGCAGGGAATGAATAATTCATTTTATTTTTCAGAAGAGCTTCATAGCACAGAGGAAAGTTCAAAAAATATTATCGTTACTGACCGTGCCACATTGTTTAATCTTCTTATTGGGCTTGACGGATATACGATATCCTCAGGCATTTTAAGTAGTGATTTAAACGGAACAGATATTGTGTCTATTCCGCTTGAAAGTGATGAAATAATGGAGATTGGGTACATTGTACAAACGGACAGACCGCTCAGTAAAATTAGTAAGCACTATTTGGAGCATTTACAGAAGTATATTGAAGATTATCGCTCATAG
- the metE gene encoding 5-methyltetrahydropteroyltriglutamate--homocysteine S-methyltransferase codes for MRTSIIGHPRVGSLRELKFATEKYFRREISEEQLQNVAKEIRKNAWIAQKNSGLDFIPSNDFSFYDHMLDTAVLFNIIPERYKDLKLSFLDTYFAMARGYQGEAGDVKALAMKKWFNTNYHYMVPEISDDIEIKLVGTKPFDEFLEAKEYGVTTKPVVIGAFTLLKLIRYTENKTSEAYVDAVISAYCELLSKFNELGAEWVQFDEPYLVHDVDDEDIHLFEKLYNGILLVKGNVKVLLQTYFGDVRDCYKNICTLAFDGIGLDFIEGRQTKTLLKANGFPKDKLLFAGVVNGKNIWRNNYKNTLEILNELKTYGIETVIGTSCSLLHVPYTLENEVKLQKKYRDHFAFALEKLTELTELKVLSETDYTHSEFYINNEKLFQGRPDCDDAKVKKRTAEIKNSDFTRLPEFSEREAIQKAKFKLPELPTTTIGSFPQTADVKANRTAFRKGSITQQEYIEFNRKKIAECVKLQEELGLDVLVHGEYERNDMVEYFGEQLNGYLFTEKAWVQSYGTRCVKPPIIWGDVSRSKPMTVEWSTYAQSLTNRPMKGMLTGPVTILNWSFPREDISIKESTNQIALAIRDEVLDLEANGINVIQVDEAALREKLPLRKSDWYSEYLDWAIPAFRLVHSGVKAETQIHTHMCYSEFTDIIKAIDDMDADVITFEASRSDLEILDSLKENHFKTEVGPGVYDIHSPRVPSVEEIKTALYKMLEKIDRSKLWVNPDCGLKTRGTDETNKSLKNLVYAAEEIRKENSEI; via the coding sequence ATGCGTACTTCTATTATTGGTCATCCAAGGGTAGGCTCTTTGAGAGAATTAAAATTTGCTACGGAAAAATATTTTAGAAGAGAGATTTCGGAGGAACAACTGCAAAATGTTGCTAAAGAAATAAGAAAAAATGCTTGGATTGCTCAAAAAAATTCAGGTCTTGATTTTATTCCTTCCAATGATTTTTCATTCTATGATCATATGCTGGATACAGCTGTGCTGTTCAATATTATTCCTGAGCGTTATAAAGACTTAAAACTTTCTTTTCTTGATACCTATTTTGCAATGGCAAGGGGATATCAGGGTGAGGCAGGCGATGTGAAGGCATTGGCCATGAAAAAGTGGTTTAATACAAACTATCATTATATGGTTCCAGAGATTTCGGACGATATAGAAATCAAATTAGTTGGCACAAAGCCATTCGATGAATTTTTGGAAGCAAAGGAATATGGAGTTACAACAAAGCCTGTTGTAATTGGTGCTTTTACACTATTGAAGTTGATTCGTTATACCGAGAATAAGACATCAGAAGCGTATGTGGATGCAGTCATTTCTGCTTATTGTGAGTTGCTTAGTAAGTTTAATGAACTTGGTGCAGAGTGGGTACAGTTTGACGAACCATATCTTGTTCATGATGTAGACGACGAAGATATTCACTTATTTGAAAAACTCTACAATGGTATTTTACTTGTAAAAGGAAATGTAAAGGTATTACTTCAGACTTATTTTGGTGATGTGAGGGATTGTTACAAAAATATTTGCACACTTGCTTTTGATGGCATAGGACTTGACTTTATTGAAGGCAGACAGACAAAAACTCTTCTTAAAGCTAATGGCTTCCCAAAAGATAAACTTCTTTTTGCAGGTGTTGTCAATGGCAAAAATATTTGGAGAAATAATTACAAAAACACATTGGAAATTCTCAATGAGTTGAAAACATATGGTATTGAAACAGTTATTGGGACATCTTGTTCTCTTCTCCATGTTCCCTATACCTTGGAAAATGAAGTTAAGTTACAGAAAAAATATAGAGATCACTTTGCCTTTGCACTAGAAAAGTTAACTGAGTTGACAGAATTAAAGGTGCTTTCTGAAACTGATTATACTCATTCAGAATTTTACATCAATAATGAAAAGCTGTTTCAAGGTAGACCAGATTGTGATGATGCAAAGGTGAAAAAGAGAACAGCTGAGATAAAGAACAGTGATTTTACAAGATTACCAGAATTTTCAGAGCGAGAAGCGATACAAAAGGCTAAATTCAAGTTGCCAGAGCTTCCAACGACGACCATTGGTTCTTTTCCACAGACTGCTGATGTAAAGGCCAACAGAACAGCATTTCGCAAGGGCAGTATTACACAACAGGAATATATAGAGTTTAACCGCAAGAAGATTGCAGAGTGTGTGAAGCTACAGGAAGAGCTTGGACTTGATGTGCTTGTTCACGGAGAGTATGAGCGCAATGATATGGTGGAATATTTTGGCGAGCAGTTAAATGGATACTTGTTTACTGAAAAAGCATGGGTACAGTCCTATGGCACTCGCTGTGTGAAGCCACCGATTATCTGGGGAGATGTTTCAAGAAGTAAGCCTATGACAGTGGAATGGTCCACCTATGCACAAAGCCTTACAAACAGACCAATGAAAGGAATGCTCACTGGTCCTGTTACAATTCTCAACTGGTCATTTCCTCGTGAAGATATTTCTATTAAGGAAAGTACCAATCAGATTGCACTTGCTATACGTGATGAGGTGCTCGATCTTGAGGCAAATGGTATCAATGTTATTCAAGTGGACGAAGCAGCTCTGCGTGAAAAATTGCCATTGAGAAAAAGTGATTGGTACAGCGAATATCTTGATTGGGCGATTCCTGCCTTCCGCCTTGTTCACAGTGGTGTAAAGGCTGAAACGCAGATCCATACTCATATGTGTTATAGTGAATTTACAGATATTATTAAGGCAATTGACGATATGGACGCAGATGTTATTACCTTTGAGGCTTCACGTTCAGATCTTGAGATTTTGGATTCGCTGAAAGAAAACCACTTCAAAACAGAGGTTGGTCCAGGCGTTTATGATATTCATTCTCCAAGAGTTCCATCTGTGGAGGAAATCAAAACTGCACTCTACAAAATGCTTGAGAAGATTGATCGCAGTAAGTTGTGGGTAAACCCTGATTGCGGATTGAAGACAAGGGGAACCGACGAAACAAACAAGAGTCTTAAGAATCTTGTGTATGCAGCAGAGGAAATTAGAAAAGAGAATTCAGAAATATAG